Within the Salvia hispanica cultivar TCC Black 2014 chromosome 4, UniMelb_Shisp_WGS_1.0, whole genome shotgun sequence genome, the region ttttttctaatatatcAATACACTCTTCGTTTGCCAGTAATtgtcaaatattataaatttgggaTGAGCACCATTAGTTATGAAAAGGCATAACTAATTCCTGTTTTTAAGGGTAGAGATATGAactagtataataaattaaaacacaatattcagttacatggagtatgttttaattttacagtGTTGTTAATTTCAGACATTGCAAAAAAGCACATTAAAACGTGtaactttttcttatataacATCTCTACATCCGGAATTAAATGTTATACATTGTTATTTTAGAATGTTCATCATTAAATATTACATTCCATTATTACTCTTTTGCTAAATGGTTCTCATATTACTATTTCGACTTTTACTAAAAGcaaattattatttcaccttttacaaaaaaaataaattgtgtgCTCAAGGCTATTCAGGTAGTGTACCCCTTTTTCTAGAAGATTGTCTATTTCCCCACTCATTTTCCTATTAATTTACAAGAATTCCACTAGAACTAAGCATGTTTGGATATTTTGTGTAAATCGTGTAACAATGTAAATCTGGTTAATAAAGctagatgtttttttttgtatagtaaaagtgaaacaagtcaaacatatttaattaaggaaactaatagagaaaaatagtttcatcACAAAGAGATAGAAATTATTATCTCCAAACATGattgttacattattaaataagTTTATTGTATCAATGatgctattttaatttatttcatgtttcTATGTTATGAGTAAATGTCGTGTGTTATGACAAAATAGTTGTAAGTTAATGAGTAGACAATTCGTGTAAGGTTGGACTTTAAATTTGCTATTGAGACACTCgtgtaataaatttaatgtacAATATCAATGCCAATGTACTTACACGAATGATTATTTAATGCCTatatcaagcaaaataaaaaagtccaTTTAAATTTCAACCAAATCAAGCTAagagtactcccttcgttccttcatagttgagtcatttttccattttgggaagttccctcatagttgagtcatttccacatatagtactccctccatcccaaggtattagactaactttcctttttgggatgtcccaacatattagactcattttctttttttagtaaaaagtatctatcttattttattctccacctacttttttctctcttctctcccctactttttccctctctcatactttactctctccactttaactatttaaatatcaattccttaaatcatgtgcccaaaagaagtgagtctaatactccgggacggagggagtaactttttcctctttcttactttactcttttcttactttattctctctactttattcactttttactttattctctctacatttttctctttcttatttttttaactatttatttaacacactcaacattcatttcttaaactccgtgccgaaaagttccgcctcaactatgagggaacggaaggagtatttatttcaattctcCAAAAATTCAAcctaaattaaaaatccatctaaaattcaataaaaaaaacaaactagagagcatttattttaactttcataaaattcaatcGAAGTAAAAATTCCATCTAAGAtccaacaaaagaaaaaccaGACTAGAGAGTAgtagtgtttattttatttttcctcacAATCATTAAAAGGGGCAATTGTCTGTTCAATCATAAACTTTTGTTGACAAGAGATTTTTTTGAAACtgaaatggagtataaaaaccatcacttttatttttaaaattatgtcacATTTGTCAAAATAGCAACGAATTAATGTTGTTAGGACAAAACAACACTGTTATATAAAAAACGATGTTGTTCTAATTTGAGTTTTGATTAAAACGACACAAAATTATCGAAATAAtatgatttgttttaattaccATATCAGATTTGAATTTGACATTTATGGGATAACagggaaaaattgaaaagttaatattttacattccattttcaaaaattatagaccaaccatatataaataacaacTATCCCTAATCAAATAACAATCATCCCTAACAATTGATGCGATTTGACTCAAGTAGTTGACctctaaaaaatcaaaattagagTATTCAAAAAACCATATCTTTTGAATAAGATGTATTTATTGAAATCTATACTACACTTTTTCTGTTTAGTGATAAGAAATGAAACCTATTATATCCCCTTAAAATCTCAAACTATTACACAGCTTCAGATTCCAAAATTATTTAGCATAGATATgtctaaaaaatgaaattaaaataaaaaatttaatagtactatcttttccttttacttAATGCAATGGAAACTAAACTGACATCCCtttccattaattatttttccactCAACCAAcgatatttattaatattaatttcatcaaTATCTGAAAGTCAGGAATATTCTTTTTCCAGATCATTTCAAACTGTCTGACTCTAGTACCCAATAttccaaaataatactcctatttgcTTTTTCAAATAACATTAGATAAAAgtgtattaattattaataaaaataaagaaacataatcacaataaaaaattgttgcaATGAAAATGCAGATAATTTcccctttttattttagtccaaagaaatatgaataatttaaacCATAGTAAAAAAGGGTAGAATGGGACATAGAAAAGAACATGCATTTTTTAGCGTACAAGCGGAAAAGCAGAGggtataaacaaaaaatttgcaCGGAGAAAGCGTGAGTCTCCTTTGACTGACACGGCACACGTTTTTACCTCCTGTTTTTATCCGAAGAGTGTGTCGAGAAAcgttttctcttttttgtttggttttaAGACATGCTAAACAAGAGGTGAGTGTGTTGGGattattacttttttcctctcttttttcatttttatttgccTTTTTTGGTTACGCGATTCGTCTCGTTGTGATTAAATAGGCATGTAGTATGAGATTATCTGTGGATGGTTTCAAAAAAAGTCAGATTTTGGGCTTTTCACATGAAGGGTTGCAGTTTCATGCCCATCCCTTACTTTCCGTCAGTTTTTGggttcattttttaaaaattactacctcGGCCTAAATTTAAGTGTCATATAGTGTGGGCacagatttttaaaaaatataaagaaaagtagttgaataagttattgaattatatgtctcacttatatatatatattagttttataaatgtgagtagaattggttgatggaatgtgagatctacttactatttattgtaaaagtgaaatgtgactatTATTGTaggacggactgaaatggtaaaatgtaACACTTATTGTGAGACggaagtagtagtatatactcATTCCATCCCACTCAAGAtgaccacattcttgagtgacacgagattttaggaaatgttgttagatgaaataaagtagaaatgaaaaaagttggtgaatattttaataaggagagagaggaggtgatttacaaaattggaaaatgatcatgttgattgggacaaaaaaaaaaggaaattgaccatcttgaatgagacgaagggagtaccgGTGAATATAtcatgttttcaaattaaagcaaaattaCGTAACTAAATTAGTATGGAGAGAATGTGTTAGgtttacaaatataaaaaaaaattattcattcaTCTCGATGTAATTAATTGTTCTGAGAGAGAGTTGTGCTAATActgaatagaaaaaaaatcaaattccgGATTTAAATAAGACAGGTTGAAGTTTTTGTACCTAAATTTGTAGTCAATTTTGACAAAATGGTATCGAGTGAATGTATGTTTTTAAATCTAAAGCGACTATTTATTCATCTCGatatatagttatttattcTGAGAATTTTATGTGAGACTGTTTAATGagttcaaaaaataatatggaGAGAATGTatcatattttcaaatataaagcAACTACTTAAATTTCACAAGATTTATACAATAGGTTAGTGATAAATgtatcatttaatatttttttcctacATTAAACCTAAATTATCCTGTGAGGAATTGTAACTGAAATGGTTGTAAGATCAGATCAaatgtttacatttttaaaagtaaaaatataatcacataaaaattagaaatgaaacaaacaaggctattttaagtaaattaaagTGTATTGTtacattcaattattcaaatacAAGATTTcttaaagcaaataaaattttaatgtattctTCTTTTAAAAGTGTNNNNNNNNNNNNNNNNNNNNNNNNNNNNNNNNNNNNNNNNNNNNNNNNNNNNNNNNNNNNNNNNNNNNNNNNNNNNNNNNNNNNNNNNNNNNNNNNNNNNAATTTAGTCGGTATTTTAGTTCGCACTAGTAGATTTCATTCAATtgttattcaatttaattaaataattggaaGTTTCAGTTTATCTTAATTTCGACTGAATGactgtaaatttaaatttaattattaattgtttaatcttaaattcagtttaataattgaaaatataatttgattttatatttaattgagcAATTTGGTATTTCATTTAGTCTTGTATTCATTCAGATGAGTGAGATATCCAATCTATCTCAAATTCGACTACTGGTTCTATTGATCTTAAATTCAATtgtaaatttgagattttatttAGCCTTAACatgcattatttttaaattttattaataatttacaatGATGCAGTAcatcataatataataaataaatatataatactatacaTAATATCTTGTGATATCAAACTGAACTATCATAATCCAAGTTCCTGtgtgatattaatatttacatttatctATGATCAAGTTAAACTCATTTAGTAATTGAATTACTTATTGTTATCATAAACTTGCACcgtttttatactattatttattgtttaattatatttttacgtATCGtttgtatatgtatttatgttttaattgttttaattttatgtactgttatttatttattcattatgTGAATTTGGTTTCGAATTTACATTCaatattgttaatattaaatttaattcttaaacCATATGTGTTTAATAAGTTAACTTTTTGGTGTATGTTGTAGCTTTAAGTTATACCTCGTGTTTAGaatcaatacaaaatattaatcgATATCTCAtatatgaattgaaaaaaattaaaattctgtCGATTAATAACAATATAGTACGTGTttataaaatagtttaaacATGTTATACCCTTCtatcataaataatactcagtccatccctaaaaattactccatccgttccccATAATATGGTCATATGATATGACACaagaattaagataaaatttataaagtaagagagaggaaaatggTAGTTAAGTAGCACTAGTGGATAATAAGACTCCATTagtgttaatattttaatggtagtgatataagttgtaaataacttaatatatatggataataaatagagataactttccataaatgaaaatatccatatttttataggacggatgaaaatagaattagtctatttttaaggaacatcctaaaatagcaaatgtgatctatttataatgaacggagggagtaattaataggagtactacataCCCTAATTTACAAAACtatattcatataacatacttatatatctatttaataatattcaaatataaaattataataatcttatgatattttataaataagattttgaagGTGTGATATAATcgaataatagtagtagtagtagtatctaACGTGTTAatatcactattattattaacattattacttttatcattcttttaaattatattctgatcatttgatttataaatcatcattaattcaaactatataaattatcGTCCTTACTCCTTAGTCGTATTAATctcctttatttataaaatatggtccggatattaattttgtattattgaagaaaatctaaaagaataaagagtCCTACATTAATGCAAAATATAGAGCTTTTAAAGGAAAGGGCTATCCTGTAAAATACTTATGCACTAACAACTAggtttagttttttaaaatattttaatagtgtTTAAGTACTATTATACCCTTGTGTGGGTGGCCATAATGTGGCTATATAGCATTattgttttccattttaactTTGAAGACGtaactctttatatttttttgaccATTTAAGctaaaaagtttaattaaataggagtatgtaccactatcatttaatttaactGTGGTACAACAAACCACTAACCAATTCTATATTTCTATCGTCCCTATTCAAATTACAATCTCTCAATATCttacttaaaatttgtaaaattatatgatcatatgacaaaaaatatatacactcCATAATATAACAATTGAATCCAAATGTAAAATTCTTTcagcaaattaattaattagaaatgCATGTACCACtgtatatattgaattaaattgtCATTGACTATGATAAGAATAAAGTTTATTACTACTTGATTTGgcagtattttatttttacaatttggATATATCAATTATCACCGTGTAACACAATTTTGATCCACCAAATGTTTTGAcgattattactactactaagaGAAACAAACCCATGATTTCtattagtactaaaaaaatCTAGTCATCTAacattttcttgtttcaaattcaattcttgCCAAAAAAATCTACTTGATTTGgcagtattttatttttacaatttggATATGTCAATTATCACCGTGTAACACAATTTTGATCCACCAAATGTTTTGACAATTATTACTAACAAACCCATGATTTCTATCAGTACTAAAAAATCTAGTCATCTaacattttcttgtttctaATTCAATTCTTGCAAAAGTAAttctcattttataattaatattttgtatagattttctgtaatagtattttatctgtAGAAGTTGTTCGAGCTTGTATCCAAGCTTGTATCCCATGGATTAGTCCAAAATCCGACTATTTAAGTTTAAGAATTCAATTTTCtgacccaaaaataatttcagcCCAAATAATACCATGACCAAATATCCCATTAATTGAGCACTTTGGCCCGTTGAATAGacaaaacaatataattatattgtgtagcaacataaataaattcatactTATGTTACgacaaatagggcaattgtgCAAtcgacaaacaaaaaagaacgTAAAGAGACAGAATTTACGTGGgtcaccaacgttgtgttggctacaTCCATGGACAAGAACGAAGAAtaaattgtattatgactgGGGTTACGGATACAAAGTTATTGTGCCctacttctatataaataggTACAAGAGATGAACTGGGCCTAATACAACAATTAAGGCCAAAAACTGAAACATGTCATAGCATCGAACTAGTGACAAACAGAAATGATTCAAGACATCctaacaaatttatttgtttttcaactCAAGAggataatatttatattgaattaaaaagCTCATATATTTTcagaatattatattataaaattcctTTCGTGTTTATGTTATTGGGCTTCTGGTTGTGGccatatatttttaaacttatgggtctaatttaaattatattataaaattcctTTCGTGTTTATGTTATTGGGCTTCTGGTTGTGGccatatatttttaaacttatgggtctaatttaaattagatAAAAGTTTCCGTATAAACTTTTTAAGTCATGGTCCATTTGACTGATATAAAAGAcacaaaaactaaaagaatTATTAATCATTCAATTATAAAGTTTGATTCAATCCTGATCGATTTCTTAAGCTTTATAGGTATTTTTGTGCATTTCTTTTAGTTTCAAaagttatttgattatgtttactaattttattgaaacatCATTTTATATAAGAACTAGTAGACAATTACGAAAGAGATCATTTTATATACGACTCAGACAATGgaatattatgtgatttatagaTAATCAAATGAGAAAAGAAATGCCAAATTGCCAACGCATTCATGGAAACGAATAATAACCACCACCAACACtcaataattaagaaaatgtcaTTAATAATAGCAAACCAAACGTAACAGAAACACTGAAGAGCATCTTCAAACAAGAAAGATGTCTTCCAAGACGCTAAACAACACAAACTTGAACCGCTCCACAATAAAAACCTCACAGAATTCAAAGACGATGACAACAGTGACTCAACAGCGTTGTACGAACAACGACACACACAAGGTAgaacatataattatataaatcgGAAATTGAATTGCAGAAAATGCAAGGAAATAGTTACTCTTCTTCGGATTCAGACTCTGCGCTCTGGAGCCATTCAATGAATGGCTTGACATTCTTCCAAATTGGAGAGCTTTTGTTGCCACCAGCAATGCCCTTCTCGAACCATTCCACGATAAACTCTTCCTCCAGCACATCGCTGTCGTACAAGGCCTTCAATACCAGAGCGACCTCCTTCACAGCCTCAGGGGATGCCTTCCCGCAGAAGGCTTCAATGGCGAGGAGCAGATGGCGCTGCGAGTCCTCATCCTGAAGTGCAGCAATGATgtaattcttcttcttcatgaCATCTTTGGAGAAGCCTTTTCCAACTCCCTCAAATAAGGCTTCGAAGTAGGCGTTCACAAGCTGCTGGCGAGAGCCAGAGAGAGACTCCAGGAATGATTTGATTTGGGATGCAGAAGAACCCCTGTTGACATACTCCTTGATCAAGACAAAGAGTTCGTCTTTATCCGCAGCAGCTTTCCCATTTGTCTCTCCATTGGATTTGGATTTCCCTTCCCTCGCTGGGGAGCCCTTACCCGATTTAGGCTTATCCTCATTGGCAGAGAGCATGACCATACTAGCAGTGACAGCATTCAGCTGTTCTTGGATAGTTTGTTGTGCAGCCACGGCAGAAGTGTCAGTCTGCCActcaacatcatcatcactGTCTTCAGCCGCTTCACGATCATCCTTTTGGCTAGCAGCTGGAGAATGGTCTTCGTCAGAGTGGGATTTCTTCTTTGAAGTTTTTGATACTGCATCCTTAGAACTACCAGAGGAAACCTTCTTCTTCGCAGCCTCTTTCTTTAACTTCTTGAGTTCTTCATCAGCTGCCTCTCCTTCCTTGAGTCTCTCTTTCTCGGCCCTCCTCAACTTCTTGTCCTTCCCTCCTCCTTTCTTTGACTCAGGAGGGTTCTTGATAATGAAAGTTGTGAGCTTGTCCCTCATATCAACCTCTGATATGAATCCGCAAGCAGCACATTTGAGATTGATCATCTGCGACTTAGTGATGATAATTTCAGTTTCAGGGTTCCCACAACCATAACACTGAACAAATTTCTTGATGAAGTTCTCAAGAAGTCCAGCAAGCTTTGAAGTATCATGAGATCCATTGACGTGGGAAGTTCCTGTCTTCTCATCAAACTTGGATTGAGCTCCAAGCTCACAGCCAAAATACTTGGTCGTGTAAGAGGCAGGCCTGCTCAAAGCTTTTGCAATGTCAACCATATTGACTATGTTGGTCTTGATGCCATTACCACGGCCCTCAATTTTTGTGATCATCCTGGGCATCTTGTACCTATAGAAGGCATCATCCTTGTTCCCAGCACCAATGTTTTGCAAAGCCATTTTAAAGGTGTTGAAAACAACAATCTATATCAGTATGCAAGTGAGGCGTCTTGTTCGGTCAGAGTTACTCCTTCAAAATTGTATGAATTCCACAGAAAAGGAGCAGGACCGGGAAACTGGCAGTCTTCACTACGTACTTTATGACCTTTATGTGACTTGAGAGGCATGCAACCAACTAGAGGTGCAGAATTTCTATCCTTTTTCCTCTGTGGAGGACAGTACTCTCCAAGCAACCCAACTGATAATAAAAAGAGAGATGCCTGCTCAGACATAAAAGAAGTTTCTGACTTGAGACGCTCCACTTTTGCTTACTGCAATCACTGCAAGTCCACAAGCCAAAGCCCTGCACACAAACATAAgaattcaaaataaagtaacaGATGAATTGGTGTATCAATACCAAAAAGGTAACAAAACAGACAAACATCCAAAACATGAATGTCACCATATTTTTCCATATCATGCAGTTATAAACTGAATAAAAAACAAGCTACAAAAGTTTAAGCAGGCTCTAGAAAACAAATTACACATATTACACATCAATTGCAGTGTTATCATCCATAAACATTGCCACGGTCAACAATATTAAAACTTGAAACAGATTAAGCAAAACAACATATAATGATTTACATAATTtccatatatacatataacaaaccaaaaattcaatcaaactAGCAAAACTAAAGTTTTTCCAGcttaaaattactaataagGTGTGAAGATCTAAAAAAGCTACTCCAATTCACCACAAAACTCATTAATACACCTAGGATCAGACAACAAGCCAAACATAATCTTTAATCTCAATCCCCAGATTATGCAATTCCAGTTACACACAGAGCATAAAGATCCAATATTCTTCGATAGACGTTGCCACACCAAGCAATAAGACAGAATTTCCATGTAATCATAAACCAAATCATAAATACAATCATCACACCAGCAAACCTAAGTTTTTTAAGCTTAAAATTACTAACTATGTATGAGGATCTAAAAAAGCTAATCATAATCCACAACAAAACTCATCACTATACCTAGAAACAAACAACCCTAACCCAAACACAATCTCAATCCCGATCCCAAGAAAATCCAATTCCAGCTGCACACAACCAAAAGGTCCAAATCGGAACATGgacaaattcaaatcaaaatcaccTAAAGCATGAAATTTCAGATTAATTCTAAGCTCATCAATCCGAACCTCAATCAAATCGAGCAGATTCAATATCCGAAACTCGAATTTCAAATCAAAAGCAAATCCAGATCGAAAGCCCCCGATTACACACAAACTAGAGACAGCACAATACAAATCGACGATACCACCACTCATGACGAATCAAATCGAAAATACATAAAATCGAAAACAGCAATTACAAAAGGCGATAAACCCCGATTATGGAAGAAAGGCAAAATGAAAATACCTTAGTTATGCTGAGAAGAGAGGATTATAGAGAGGGATGCGAGCAGGAGAGAGAGGATGGAAGAGGGGTGAGGAATTAGCGTAGGAGAGCGAGTGGTTGAGGAGAAAGGGTGGAGATGAAGTATATATAGAGAAGTAGGAAACCCTAGTTTGTGTGGGATTAGGATTTTAGGgctaaacaaaatatatacttataacCAAACACCGCCTATCTCAATCTCAATTAACTCTCTTTTtctactcctattttattgattttcttattatcTTTCTATTGTGAATTATTGAGTCGACAATGTAATGATAGGATAACATAAAAAGAGAGGATTGGTGTGGAATTGCTTTATTATATACGTCAGAATTAAGAGATATTAAGATGGtgatgaaaatatgaaatcaaaTTCGTGGCATCGGATatagtatagtagtagtacttatatttttcttgtttgggATACACATTTGGCTACTAAATTTagatcaattatatataatcaacggtaaaatataaaaaattcatcaagtttggtcaaattaagatttactttgaaacttttaaaatcATTTAGATGACTCATGCGATATAGATTTGTTCTCAACTATCTCATAGTCAAATAGTTTGGTGAGATTATAACTTATGCGtaagttaaaaaattgtacgTAAATGTCACTGTTGATGAATTAAGCAATGTTGTCTATTTATAAAGAagatgagattattttttattgaaatacatGAATAATATTACA harbors:
- the LOC125221681 gene encoding probable eukaryotic translation initiation factor 5-2, translating into MALQNIGAGNKDDAFYRYKMPRMITKIEGRGNGIKTNIVNMVDIAKALSRPASYTTKYFGCELGAQSKFDEKTGTSHVNGSHDTSKLAGLLENFIKKFVQCYGCGNPETEIIITKSQMINLKCAACGFISEVDMRDKLTTFIIKNPPESKKGGGKDKKLRRAEKERLKEGEAADEELKKLKKEAAKKKVSSGSSKDAVSKTSKKKSHSDEDHSPAASQKDDREAAEDSDDDVEWQTDTSAVAAQQTIQEQLNAVTASMVMLSANEDKPKSGKGSPAREGKSKSNGETNGKAAADKDELFVLIKEYVNRGSSASQIKSFLESLSGSRQQLVNAYFEALFEGVGKGFSKDVMKKKNYIIAALQDEDSQRHLLLAIEAFCGKASPEAVKEVALVLKALYDSDVLEEEFIVEWFEKGIAGGNKSSPIWKNVKPFIEWLQSAESESEEE